In Xanthomonas campestris pv. phormiicola, the DNA window CCGGTCGGCGATGGACCGGGCCGACCAGGTCGTGCCTGCGCTGGCCCAGGCATAGGTCCGGCAACGTCGACGCACGATGGGGGCGTGGCTACGCGTGGCGGTCCGCAGGAACGGAGCGACCAGGGTGGAGCGCGCCTCGACCAGCGCCGAGCGCTGGTCCGGCGCGATCTCGACGCTGCGGATGGGGTGGCTGCAGCGGCAGAATTCGCTGCGCCGGCCAGCGGACGCCAGTTGGCCCAACACAGGCGTCGTGTCCTTGCTGGCCGCGCAGACCTGGTGTCCGGCTATCGACCCGCTCCGACCACCTGCCCGAACCGCTGACGCTCGGCGCTGGATGCCGATGGGCGCGCGACGGCGGTCGCGAGCGTGGACCTGAGCGCCGGACTCAATTGCACGTCGCCGCTGGCGACGGCATCGAGCGTGGTCATCACCAAGGGGCTGGTGGCGCCACGCGCGATGTAGTTCACCGCCACATCCGCCGCTTCGTCCGGGGCGGAGAGACGGTAGATCTTCTGCACCGCCAGGGCGCGCACCAAGGCGTCGCCATTGCCCGAGGCCAGCGAGTCCATCTGCGCCACCGCGCTACGCCTGAGCGCGTCGGCACCGGGCGAGACGTCGTTCTCGATGGTGCCGATGAAGTTCAGCGCGGCCACCGCGGTGCGCTGATCGGTGCCGCGCGCGTCCAGGGTCGCCAGGGCATCGGCATAGACCTCCCGCGTTGCCTGGCCAGGCAGGTTGAAGTAGGTCTCGTACATTTCCCCGTACAGACCCTTGTCCTTGCTGGCCCAGATCTGGTTGGCCTCGTCGAGCACCAGCGCGCGTCCCTGCGGCGAGGGCACCAGCATGCCGCGCAGCATGTCGCGTTCCATCGCCTGGCTTGCCGGCATGGCCCGGTAGGCCTCGGCCACCGCCTGTCTCGCCTCGGCGCTGCCGTCGACCGACGCCAGCAACCGCGCCGCGAACGCGTCCCGCTCGGCGCGCGACGGCGGCGGGTTGGCGTTCACCCGGGCAAAGAACTCGCGCAGACGGCGCTGGACCTCGCCGGCATTGAACGGTGTTGCCGCATCGGCGGCGCCGTCTTGCATTGGCGCATCTTCGATCGCGGTTTGCGCGGAGCGATGAGGAGTGGCCGCATCGATGGCCATGCCGAGGCGAACCTGGCCGGAGGAGCTTGGCGGCGCGGCGGTCTCGCCTTCGGCGCCAGGCAGGTCCGCGTGCGCACGCTGGCAGGAGTACAGCGCGACGCTGGCGAACAAGCCGCCGACGATCGCCAGCGGCAAGTAGCCGCGACGTAGAGAGATCTTCATTTTCATTGGATTGCCACGAGTCTGGAAAAACACCGGCACAACCCCGTACCTGCGCCAAAGCGCAAGCACGGGGAGCTTCCGCCATCGCGAGGTGCGCTTAGATGCGCTCGTAGTCGCAGGTGCTGCCGCGCCATTCCGGCAGATAACCCTGTCGGGAATAGGTGCCGCCGTTGTAGCGACAGGACCAACTGTAGCCACCTTCCCAGTTCGACGCCCAGCCCGCCGGACAGGACGACCGCAACGTGAGGTAATAATCCGGATCGCCACCGACCACGTTGACCGTGCCGACACGCTCGCTGAAGAGGATCGCAGCGCGGCCCTTCCAGCCCGGATTCGGAGAACAGGTCACGGTTTCCGAACGGACATTGCACGCCGACCACGAGTTATTGTAGCCGCCGTTGATTTCCATCGAACCGACCCGGGTGGGAACCGCCCATTTGATACCGATATTGAATCCACGGGTCACGCAAGTGCTGTGGCCCGTGGTCAGCGCCACCGAGCCGCAGGAACCACCCTGGTTGCTGAAGCAGTAATGCCAGTCCGATCCGTCGATATATTCAGAACGCTGCTGCTTGCCGATCCAGCCGCCGAATGTGGTTCTCAATTGCGTAGACGGATCTGCAGCGGCGACGCCACTGAACAACAACAGGACCAACGAGAACAAAATGACTTTGACCTTCAATCTCGACATATCACTCTCCCGAATAAACATTAATATAAAAAATAGTAGAAAAAATAACCTCACCGCGTCACACATACCGCCCCGCGATAACCCAACGAGACATCCGCGCATGGCGCCCGGATTATCTCAATGACGGTTACCGAGGAATCTCCCACCGGAGTTACGGTGCGCAGAGCCTACCCAGATAATGCTACATATTCGTGGCGCGAAAAATTAACATTGAAAATCCGAGCCAACCATATAAATATTATGCTATTGAAATAATCTGAAAATCGCGTTGACAGGCCCCGGGCTTGCGACCGACTGCCGGCGATCTCCGGCACGCCCTTTCCTCCCGACCGCATCCGAGCCTCGCGCGCTGTTTATCGCGCCGGCGCTGGAGCGCGGCGACGCTGCCGCTATGCGAACCCGTCCTGCGCTCGCGCGGACGTGGGCAGGCGTTTGCAGGACGCGATGTCGGCGGCCCAGGCCTCATGCCGCCACAGAGCGCTGCGCTCGCAGCCACCGCAGGCGCCGGCGCCGTCGCGGATGGCGCCGGGCAACGGTCCCGCGCGTGCCGGGATCAGGGCTGTGCGGCGGCTTCCAACAAGTGCCCCAGCGCGGCATGCGCATACGGACGCACATCCGAGATGGCGGGGAGTGCCGCCGCCGCTAACAGCGCCTCATCCAACTGCAGGATCGGGCCGCAGGCGATCGCGGTCTGCGCACCGAGGGAGGACAGGCGGCGCAGCACGGTCGACCGATAGCCCTGCCCCAGGTGAGCGGGTGCCGCCCTTGGCCGGCAATGGCGCTTCGGTGTCGAGGCGCGCGTGCAGCGGCACGCGGCCAGCCGCGACAGCGCGGAAATCGGCATCGGCGTGGCGCAATGCGTCGCGCTGCGGCGGCGCGAGCGCCTGCAGATCCAGGCCGAAGAAGGCGCCTGCCGGCGGCATCGACAGCGGCAGATCGCTCATGGCAGCAGGTTCTGGCTCATCCTTTGCGCCCGCCGCGGCGGCTCAGTGCCGGCGTGGCGGTGCCGGGCCGCAGCTGTCGCAGCCGCCGCACGCGCCGGCACCGGCGCTGGCCGCAGGCGCGAGCCTGCGGCCCATGGCCTGCAGCCAGGAAGCACGGCCCGGCTTGAGCAGGCGCAGGGCGATGGCGCCGCGCAGCTTGCGCGCGGTGCCGGGGAACTGCTTCTTCAGCACCACCCAGGCGCTGAGCAGGACCGCCAGTGCGATCACCAGGTACTGCAACAGCAGCGAAGCGCTCATCTCAGCCGGCTCCCAGCGCCACCGCGACCTGGTAGGTGACCAGCGAGGCTAGATACGCCAGCGCGAACAGGTAGAACGCGGCGAAGCTCATCTGCTTCCACGAGTTGGTCTCGCGCTTGATCGTGGCCAGGGTGGAAATGCACATCGGCGCGTAGATGTACCAGACCAGCAGCGACAGCGCGGTGGCCAGCGACCAACCGTCGCTGATCAGCGGCGACAACGCCTGCGCGGCGGCATCGTCGTCGGCCGCCGACAGCGCGTACACCGTCGCCAGCGACGCCACCGCCACTTCGCGCGCGGCCAGGCCGGGGATCAGCGCGATGCAGATCTGCCAGTTGAAGCCCAGCGGCGCGAACACCGTGGTCATCGCATGGCCGATGCGGCCGGCGAAGCTGTAGTCGATCGGCGGCAACGTGGCGTTGGCCGGCGCGGCCGGGAACGACAGCAGGAACCACAGCAGGATGGTCAGCGCCAGGATGATGCCGCCGACGCGCTTGAGGAAGATCGCCGCGCGCTCCCACAGGCCCAGCGCCAGGTCGCGCAGGTGCGGCACGCGGTACGAGGGCAATTCCAGCAGCAACGGGTGCTCGCCCTTGTCGCGGCGCCACTTCTTCATCGTCCACGACACCGCCAGCGCGCTGGCGATCGCGGCGAAATACAAGCCGAACAGCACCAGGCCCTGCTGGTTGAACACGCCCCAGACCTTCTGCTGCGGGATGAAGGCGCCGATCAGCAGCGCGTACACCGGCAGCCGCGCCGAGCAGGTCATCAGCGGCGCCACCAGGATCGTGGCCAGGCGGTCGCGCGGGTCCTGGATGCTGCGCGTGGACATGATCCCGGGCACCGCGCAGGCGAAGCTGGACAGCAGCGGGATGAACGAGCGCCCGGACAGCCCGGCCGCCGCCATCATCCGGTCGAGCAGGAACGCCGCGCGCGGCAGATAGCCGGATTCCTCCAGCGCCAGGATGAAGGCGAACAGGATCAGGATCTGCGGCAGGAAGATCACCACCCCGCCGAGGCCGGCGATGATGCCGTCGACCAGCAGGCTGTTGAGCGGCCCGGGCGGCAGCGTCGCGCCGACCCAGGCGCCGAGCGCCTTGCTGCCGCCGTCGATCAGGTCCATCAGCGGCGCGGCCCAGGCGTACACCGCCTGGAAGATCAGGAACATCACCAGC includes these proteins:
- a CDS encoding ferrous iron transporter B, which gives rise to MSAEHVPLRLALVGNPNCGKTALFNQLTGSKQKVANYAGVTVERKEGRFRAPSGRDFAVLDLPGAYSLQPASLDEAITRDLCRGFYPGEPAPDVLVCVVDATNLRLHLRFALELRELGKPMLVALNMVDAAQRRGIQIDRQALEDALGVPVIETVAVRRNGARALVERLDALAPALPPAVAPAEGQGDYHQQVRRILAAAVSMPTRTSRIDDALDRWLLHPVAGLLTLALVMFLIFQAVYAWAAPLMDLIDGGSKALGAWVGATLPPGPLNSLLVDGIIAGLGGVVIFLPQILILFAFILALEESGYLPRAAFLLDRMMAAAGLSGRSFIPLLSSFACAVPGIMSTRSIQDPRDRLATILVAPLMTCSARLPVYALLIGAFIPQQKVWGVFNQQGLVLFGLYFAAIASALAVSWTMKKWRRDKGEHPLLLELPSYRVPHLRDLALGLWERAAIFLKRVGGIILALTILLWFLLSFPAAPANATLPPIDYSFAGRIGHAMTTVFAPLGFNWQICIALIPGLAAREVAVASLATVYALSAADDDAAAQALSPLISDGWSLATALSLLVWYIYAPMCISTLATIKRETNSWKQMSFAAFYLFALAYLASLVTYQVAVALGAG